The Oncorhynchus mykiss isolate Arlee chromosome 14, USDA_OmykA_1.1, whole genome shotgun sequence genome segment ATGTTCTGGATGTTCTGTGTCCAGTCTGTAGCATGGGCCCTCAACTcctccatctgagagagagaaaggggagggagagggaaagagtcagagaaagaaagagagaggtgtccCAGAGacccagagaaagacagagagacagagtataaATAAATATTGACAGTACAAATCCAAATTGCCTTTCAGTAAAATCTTTGTCCAGATCTTGTCATATGGATCCTTTCACCAGCCCTTCCAATCACTTGGTTTGTGTCCCACTCACTACCACTCACCTCAGCACGTGTTTTCTTGGACAGCACCCGCAGCCAGTTGCCGATCATGGTGAGTATGGAAGCAAAGTAAGCCAGGCCAAACACTATCCAGAGCCACACCAGGGGCTTAAACAGATCTCCGTCCCGCCGGTTAGCACCTACGCACAAGGACATTGACGCATTGGAATCGCATGGACTCGAAGGAGCAcaagcatgcacatacacacaaacaaaaggGCTTAGACAGGTCCATATCCCTATGAAATATCAAGTGTATCTTTCACAGTGTGTATACTGATAgaaatgtgtagtgtgtgtactctccagagtctgtACTGTCCAAAGTGTGTACAGTGTCATGTAACAAGTGTTCACTTCGTACCTGCTACATAGTCTCCGAAGCCGACCGTGGTCAGGGTGATGACCACAAAGTAGAGCGCCTCCAGAAAGGACCAGTCCTCCACTTCCTTAAACACCAGCGTTGGCACGGCGAGGAAGATCAGACAGCCAATCAGGATGGACAGAACAGCAGACATGACCCGCACATAAGTGGGACTGACCCGCCGCTTctgagagaggggcagagagagaaggggacaccAAATAAGAAGGGAATGACTGAAGAATTaaaagatggagagatgagggaaaAAGGATGGAGAGGGTAAGATCTTCCTCAAGATAATCAAATAATGTGCCTTTTCTTTGATGAACAGAAACAAtcatttttagttttttttagtaCTGCAAAGTTACATTGGGAAGTATCTAATGACTGACTGAATGTTTAAGCCGGCTTCTGTTCTACTTGTGTGTAACATGTTTCAAGTGCTAGAGACTCCAAGACGGCCTCTTCTGTTTACAGCACAGTGACATCACTTAAGCAGCCCCTGAGACAGGCGAGAACAATGAGATGACATCCTGTAAATGAAGCAGCCACTGAGAGAAGACAGTCTAACCAGGAAGAGTGTCTCCATCTTCCACACGGCCTTCCTCAGTCCCGTCCCCATGTGGTCCCCGACACCAGCCAGCAGGAAACCAAACATAGGGATCCCTACCAGGGcataacacacacagaacagcTGGCCCCATTTGGTCCTGGGAGACAGGTTGCCAAACCCTGCGGACAGAGGGAGACCATATATATTCACCTATATGTTAATCTATATCATTTAAAAATGATTCAATTCACCAGCATGTCTACTGAGGTTCATTGTATTTTCTGAGATTGGATCATTCATTTTCTGTCAAATTCAAAATACACATCTGGCTGACTAAGTTATTACCAAATGGTTTGCAGGAGGGAAAAGTGAACAAAGGCTCAccgatggtggtgatgatggtaccacagaagaagaaggcGCTGGCCAGGTCCCACCTGCTAGTGAAGTTGGTGGAGCTGTGTTTGACATCCAGGCCCGCCTCCACAGCCTTCACCACACTCTGACagtacagagacagaacagacagactaGGGCTACATCTGGGGTCTGTGTTCTTTTTAGGATTTTAGTttttagtaaaaaaataaatataaaattacCAGGAATTCAgctaaaaatgtgtttaatttaggaaatctgtttcgaagtatacagtgccttgcgaaagtattcggcccccttgaactttgcgaccttttgccacatttcaggcttcaaacataaagatataaaactgtatttttttgtgaagaatcaacaacaagtgggacacaatcatgaagtggaacgacatttattggatatttaaaacttttttaacaaagcaaaattattcagcccctttactttcagtgcagcaaactctctcaggaagttcagtgaggatctctgaatgatccaatgttgacctaaatgactaatgatgataaatacaatccacctgtgtgtaatcaagtctccgtataaatgcacctgcactgtgatagtctcagaggtccgttaatagcgcagagagcatcatgaagaacaaggaacacaccaggcaggtccgaaatactgttgtgaagaagtttaaagccggatttggatacaaaaagatttcccaagctttaaacatcccaaggagcactgtgcaagcgataatattgaaatggaaggagtatcagaccactgcaaatctaccaagacctggccgtccctctaaactttcagctcatacaaggagaagactgatcagagatgcagccaagaggcccatgatcactctggatgaactgcagagatctacagctgaggtgggagactctgtccataggacaacaatcagtcgtatattgcacaaatctggcctttatggaagagtggcaagaagaaagccatttcttaaagatatccataaaaagtgtcgtttaaagtttgccacaagccgcctgggagacacaccaaacatgtggaagaaggtgctctggtcagatgaaaccaaaattgaactttttggcaacaatgcaaaacgttatgtttgtcgtaaaagcaacacagctcatcaccctgaacacaccatccccactgtcaaacatggtggtggcagcatcatggtttgggcctgcttttcttcagcagggacagggaagatgggaagatggatggagccaaatacagaaccattctggaagaaaacctgatggaatctgcaaaagacctgagactgggacggagatttgtcttccaacaagacaatgatccaaaacataaagcaaaatctacaatggaatggttcaaaaataaacatatccaggtgttagaatggccaagtcaaagtccagacctgaatccaatcgagaatctgtggaaagaactgaaaactgctgttcacaaatgctctccatccaacctcactgagctcgagctgttttgcaaggaggaatgggaaaaatgttcagtctctcgatgtgcaaaactgatagagacataccccaagcgacttacagctgtaatcgcagcaaaaggtggcgctacaaagtattaacttaagggggctgaataattttgcacgcccaatttttcagtttttgatttgttaaagaagttttaaatatccaataaatgtcgttccacttcatgattgtgtcccacttgttgttgattcttcacaaaaaaatacagttttatatctttatgtttgaagcctgaaatgtggcaaaaggtcgcaaagttcaagggggccgaatactttcgcaaggcactgtatataatacatttttaaaggaCGTGATCATGTCTCAatgtcattttcatttcaaaGCCCTTTTGGTGCCTAGTTGTGATTCATTTATAAATGATtctaattatgttccggccccccgaccatccACACTGACAAAAATCATCCCATGGCTGAATGTAGTTGCCTACCCCTGGGCTACACCTTCTCAGTGGGGGTTCTACACGGGACTTTGTTTTGGCGAGGTTCTTCTCAGATGTGTTTTAACTTGTCTGTCTGTTCAAGTGTATGCTTTCACTCTCTGAAGTTATTCCTGCCAAGGTGTATattatgtgtgtttatgtctgcATGCTCTGGTGTGAGCGTGTCTATCTCTCTGCTCAAATGTGCGTGCTCTGGTGTGCGTGTCTATCTCTCTGCTCAAATGTGTGTGCTCTGGTGTGCGTGTCTATCTCTCTGCTCAAATGTGTGTGctctatggtgtgtgtgtctatctctctgcTCAAATGTGTGTGctctatggtgtgtgtgtctatctctctgcTCAAATGTGTGTGctctatggtgtgtgtgtctatctctctgcTCAAATGTGTGTGTTCTATGGTGTGTGTCTATTTCTCTGCTCAAATGTGTGtgctctggtgtgtgtgtaccatgaTGAGATCGCTGAGGTTCTGTGCGGTGACACAGGAGTGGTTTTGGAGGAAGTCACGTGTGGTACGGAGCAGCTTCTCGTGCTCCTTGCTCTCCTGGGGGCTTTCCAGGGTCCGGAACACCAGCGCCCCTATCACCAGGTATAGCATGACCCCTGCCAGCAGGGCCAGCAGGGTGGGGCACCGCATCGCCCCGAGCACACCCCCCCACCACAGGAGTCAGGTTTCGCCAGGGTCTGTTCTACGGCCTCTTCCACGATACACACGGTGGCACAGctgcatgcacgcgcacacacacacacacaccatttttagtttggttttactatccttgtgggaaaCAGAAGTCCTCTGTTttccacaaggatagtaaaacaaggggAAAATAATTGTTGGCCCCCACAAGGGAAAAAAGGCcattttaggtttagggtttaggtttacaactaggattaagattagggttacatttatagttaggggttagggaaaataggattttgagtgtgtgtgttcaatgatgatgatgatgatctctTTCTGGAAATATAAGATCAGGAACAACTTGATAATGGGGATTATTTGAGGAGCTATATCAAGGAAAAGACCAGACAGAGCAGGGTGGTTCTCTGGTCATTTCCAGAACATGAAAGTGTGAGACAAGATATGAAGTTTATCTCCTATAGGGcttaatccatttgaattcaatacatttttgacATCGTCCCTTCTGATTGAAACAACACTCTCCAGACATGTCTGCCCGtggaagaagtggtcagaaagtgactttttggacctgaatgccagaACATTCAGGAGATAAATGGTGCTCAATGTTAACCCGTTTTGCAGAACCCGGCACACCGTGAGACATACATATCTCACCTCACTGgaaaaaataaattta includes the following:
- the kcnk4a gene encoding potassium channel subfamily K member 4, which translates into the protein MRCPTLLALLAGVMLYLVIGALVFRTLESPQESKEHEKLLRTTRDFLQNHSCVTAQNLSDLIMNTDPRCSPSLSVLSLYCQSVVKAVEAGLDVKHSSTNFTSRWDLASAFFFCGTIITTIGFGNLSPRTKWGQLFCVCYALVGIPMFGFLLAGVGDHMGTGLRKAVWKMETLFLKRRVSPTYVRVMSAVLSILIGCLIFLAVPTLVFKEVEDWSFLEALYFVVITLTTVGFGDYVAGANRRDGDLFKPLVWLWIVFGLAYFASILTMIGNWLRVLSKKTRAEMEELRAHATDWTQNIQNMSMDFRIPNPLELNDPFLLQRRRWRRSTRQRVRRGALGHRGRQGAIEENGHLPNRWVTRSMTRLEVVRLGGGEVRTEGVRLGPGRGLGVGLRADCRVNARSEGRTVARSLSMPSARSVMELDYDPDPVAIMMMPWESGSVSESPESDSRSVVSSSDSHTSDMCMPGRRMPFASFDPSGSLCTEQRGRHGGSRLVYFKEDVRFPVPLRQQPNSTMPLPMPLPMPPLPTPPGCKMLDFFGENLAYIDESSDTLSDRNQTVEGGVSPRPRIHRMRRQLKERRDSDMQPPSNPPTPPPLSHLRD